The region TCCTGCTCTTTCTTTATAAGTAGCAGAGGCATCTTAAGATAGTCCAGGCTGACGCTCCAAGTCTTGTTCTCCATCAGCAGTGAAAAATCTTGCAGAGGAAGTGAATAGTCGCCGATGTTCTCCACAAAGAGGGAGTCTAGATCCTTTCCGTTTTTGGAGCTGATCGACCCGATCAAGGTCACATCAACACCATGAAACGAGTCCTCGTCCAGCGACAGTTTCTTAGCCACCAACAGCGCGATCCGTCCGCTTTTTTTTTCAGGATAGGCAAAAATGGCATCCTCGGCGCTCTCTCCTAATTTTGAGGAGCCTAAAGCATCGAAATAGAGTCCTTTGATTCTCATCAAATGTTTGTGGCTGGCCAAAAGCAAGGGATTGACCTGTCGGACTTCAGCTTTCAGTTTTGTGCATTTGAGATGACAGGTTGTCGCAAGCTCGGAAACAATCCAGAAATTAAGCAGTGAAACGAACAGGGCGATAACCAAGATGGGGGTCATGCAATTCCTGATGGAAAGCCCGAAGGAGCGGATGGCGGTCAATTCGTGTGTCTCGGAGAGATTTTGAGAAAGAAGCAGCGCCGCAATCAGAGAAGAGACCGGTATCGCGATTGGAAGGACGTAGGGGATTTGATAGAGGGCAAATTTTAAGACAAGCTCTAATTCCGGTCCAAGAGTGGCGAAATGGGCGATCTCTTCCATGCGCAAGGTGATCAAAACCACAACAAAGGTGAATATGGTAAGAAGGAGGCTTTTGATGTAGCGCGAAGAAAGATAACGCCAGAGGATGGGCATTCTCTTGTTTTCCTTTAATAGTAATGTTATGCAGCTTTATAAATCTTAGCCATTGCAGGATAAGGCTAAAAACAAGGTAACATACCGAAAGCATCTCAAATTTAGCTTTTTGCTTCGAGAAAGCCTTGGGATTGAATGATCGCAGAACTATAAGACACCTTCGGTATAGGTCTTCGGTCATTACTTTCCTAGAGACAGTCACCGGTCTCTAAAGAAGAAATCCCACTTTGGGAGATACTTTCGGTATAGTATAGGCTGAAACTCTTTTCTTTCCTAAAATAATAAAAGGCGAGCATAATTTGTCAGGAATCGGAAAAAACTGAAAATCTGCCGCATCCTTTGTAGGGATCTGGGAAGTTTGGTGTTTTAAGAAACTGCCCACAAATCGAAAATCGTATGCTTTGTGTGCTGAATTTGGCTATACCGGAAGTATCTTAAATTTCGGGGTTTTAGCGGTGAGAGCTTTCTCTTTGACGAAACCAAATATATCGGCGTTAGAGCCTGGGATCTAGAGGATGCGCAAACGGGAAAAAATTTGGTATATAAGGATTGTGGGCGAAGAGGAAGGTCCCTATTCTTTCATCGACCTGCGCAGAGACCCCAGAGTGACCCCTGAAGTGGAGGCGAAAAAAAAGGACTGGCCCTACTTTGTGCCTATTGGCAAGATTGCCGAGCTGAAAGATCTTTTTCAGGATCCGACCCCCTTGGATGAACCCTCTCCGCCGGTCAAAAAAACTGCGTTTGACTGCATCGGTCAAGATGACGAATTGACCATCAGTTTAGATCCGCAAAATCCGCTTTTTTTATTGCTCTTGCTGCTAACGTTGCTACTTGCTTTTCTCTCTCTTTTGCAGTTTTTGTATTAGATCATGAATTTGTTAACTCATCTGAAAAAATTTTTAAATACGCACACAGATCCTGCTCTTCCGTTGCTTTTGGGGCTGTCGGGAGGAGAGGATTCCATGTGTTTGTTTCATCTGCTCGTTCACGCAAAAGCTCAATTTGCGTGCGTCCATGTAGATCATCGGTGGAGGGCGGAAAGCAAAGAGGAAGCGGCATCCCTTCAGGAGATTTGCGTCCGGCAAGGAATTCCTTTTCACAAAGAAGAGGTTGACTATTCCGCAAAAACGGGCAACATGGAAGAGTATTGCCGGGAGGAGAGGCTGCGTATTTTTCACCGCCTTATTCTTGCGCACAACTATCAAGGAGTCATGCTCGCGCATCAGGCGGCAGATCTCTCTGAGACGGTTCTTA is a window of Estrella lausannensis DNA encoding:
- a CDS encoding LptF/LptG family permease, translating into MPILWRYLSSRYIKSLLLTIFTFVVVLITLRMEEIAHFATLGPELELVLKFALYQIPYVLPIAIPVSSLIAALLLSQNLSETHELTAIRSFGLSIRNCMTPILVIALFVSLLNFWIVSELATTCHLKCTKLKAEVRQVNPLLLASHKHLMRIKGLYFDALGSSKLGESAEDAIFAYPEKKSGRIALLVAKKLSLDEDSFHGVDVTLIGSISSKNGKDLDSLFVENIGDYSLPLQDFSLLMENKTWSVSLDYLKMPLLLIKKEQEEQILRELQEAEEVSQAKAKERDIGRIEMEIMRRISVGIAPFTFTMLGLAFGIRIGRGGSIKNLIYIVCLAALFLICYFTAKGSDHKAATAIALYTLPHGVIVLLSLIRIHKLEGGTV
- a CDS encoding DUF4339 domain-containing protein, yielding MRKREKIWYIRIVGEEEGPYSFIDLRRDPRVTPEVEAKKKDWPYFVPIGKIAELKDLFQDPTPLDEPSPPVKKTAFDCIGQDDELTISLDPQNPLFLLLLLLTLLLAFLSLLQFLY